From a single Brassica rapa cultivar Chiifu-401-42 chromosome A01, CAAS_Brap_v3.01, whole genome shotgun sequence genomic region:
- the LOC103868300 gene encoding scarecrow-like protein 13 codes for MQTSQKHHSAAGLHMLYPQVHCSPQFQVIDKKNKKSAFSDTTPSKESFFTLESSTASGPLPSYESPSVSITSGRSPFSPQASCISDLHPSPENIYESPLSGASSHVYDEAHVKNKIRELEVSLLSVDPKVEEYSGFSPAAGKSWNWDELLALTPQLDLKEVLVEAAQAVAEGDFAAACGFIDVLEQMVSVSGTPIQRLGTYMAEGLRARLQGTGGNIYRALKCNEPTGRELMSYMGVLYEICPYWKFAYNAANAAILEAVAGEKRVHIIDFQIAQGTQYMFLINELAKLPGGPPLLRVTGVDDSQSRFARGGGLNLVGEKLANKAQSCGVPFEFHDAIMSGCKVHREHLGVEPGFAVVVNFPYVLHHMPDESVSVENHRDRLLRLIKSLGPKLVTLVEQESNTNTSPFLSRFVETLDYYTAMFESIDAARPRDDKQRISAEQHCVARDIVNMIACEEAERVERHEVLGKWRVRMMMAGFMGWPVSSSAAFAASEMLKGYDKNYKLGENEGALYLFWKRRPMATCSAWKPNPNQIV; via the coding sequence ATGCAAACGTCTCAGAAACATCACAGTGCGGCTGGACTGCACATGCTGTACCCTCAAGTCCACTGTTCACCTCAGTTCCAAGTCATAgacaagaagaataagaagagcGCCTTCTCTGATACCACCCCATCTAAAGAAAGCTTCTTCACCCTCGAATCCTCCACTGCTTCTGGTCCTCTTCCTTCCTACGAGTCCCCTTCCGTGAGCATCACATCTGGCCGCAGCCCGTTTTCTCCTCAGGCCTCATGCATCTCCGACCTCCATCCTTCCCCTGAAAACATCTACGAATCTCCCTTGAGTGGTGCGTCTTCTCACGTTTATGATGAAGCTCACGTCAAGAACAAGATCCGAGAGCTTGAGGTCTCGCTGCTGAGTGTTGACCCCAAAGTTGAAGAGTACTCAGGCTTCAGCCCCGCTGCTGGGAAGTCATGGAACTGGGATGAGCTCTTGGCGTTGACTCCACAGCTGGACTTGAAAGAGGTGCTGGTTGAGGCAGCGCAGGCGGTTGCCGAAGGGGACTTCGCTGCAGCGTGTGGGTTCATCGATGTCTTGGAACAGATGGTGTCGGTCTCGGGCACTCCGATCCAAAGGCTAGGTACTTACATGGCGGAAGGGCTTAGGGCGAGGCTTCAAGGTACAGGTGGCAATATCTACAGAGCGTTGAAGTGCAATGAACCAACGGGGAGAGAGCTCATGTCTTACATGGGAGTTCTCTATGAGATCTGCCCTTACTGGAAATTCGCGTACAATGCTGCAAACGCTGCTATCTTGGAAGCAGTGGCTGGGGAGAAGAGAGTCCACATCATCGATTTCCAGATTGCTCAGGGAACACAGTACATGTTTCTCATCAACGAGCTTGCTAAACTCCCCGGTGGGCCACCGTTGCTTCGTGTTACTGGTGTGGATGATTCCCAGTCCAGGTTTGCCCGTGGGGGAGGGCTTAACTTGGTAGGTGAGAAGCTCGCGAACAAGGCGCAGTCGTGCGGTGTACCGTTTGAGTTCCACGATGCGATCATGTCCGGGTGCAAGGTCCACCGGGAGCATCTCGGTGTGGAGCCTGGCTTTGCCGTCGTTGTGAACTTCCCTTACGTGCTGCACCACATGCCTGATGAGAGCGTGAGCGTTGAGAATCACAGAGACAGGCTGCTCCGTCTGATCAAGAGCCTCGGACCGAAACTGGTGACGCTAGTGGAGCAAGAGTCCAACACCAACACTTCTCCCTTTTTGTCAAGGTTTGTGGAGACGCTTGATTACTACACAGCGATGTTCGAGTCAATAGATGCGGCTCGGCCACGGGATGATAAGCAGAGGATCAGCGCGGAGCAGCACTGCGTGGCGAGGGATATAGTGAACATGATAGCGTGCGAGGAGGCGGAGAGAGTGGAGAGACACGAGGTGCTTGGGAAGTGGAGGGTGAGGATGATGATGGCCGGCTTCATGGGCTGGCCTGTCAGCTCATCCGCAGCGTTTGCAGCGAGTGAGATGCTTAAAGGTTATGACAAAAACTACAAGCTAGGAGAAAATGAAGGAGCGCTCTATCTCTTCTGGAAGAGGAGACCCATGGCTACATGTTCCGCTTGgaaaccaaacccaaaccagATTGTGTGA